A genomic window from Thioalkalivibrio sp. ALJ12 includes:
- the nuoG gene encoding NADH-quinone oxidoreductase subunit NuoG — protein sequence MSQDQKQDLVSIEIDGRTIEAPKGSMLIDVADDADIRIPRFCYHKKLSVAANCRMCLVEVEKAPKPLPACATPVMDGMKVYTQSPLALRAQKGTMEFLLINHPLDCPICDQGGECELQDVAMGYGDSVSKYTEAKRVVKDKDIGPLIETEMTRCIHCTRCVRFGEEIAGVRELGATGRGEHMRIGTYVEKTVAHELSGNVIDLCPVGALTAKPSRYTARAWELSQAATIAPHDAVGSNLHLHTHDGRAMRVVPRDNEAVNETWISDRDRFSYTGLYAEDRLTRPRMKVDGQWQDVSWETALSYVVEGLKETAPDRIGALLSPSLSVEEHYLAQKVLRGMGVTDIDHRLDQVDFSDEAAAPLFPYLGAAISDLDTADAVLLVGCNPRREQPLLAHRLRKAASRGARVSLINDMLLDLTYPVQAQLVGHERDQVMALAGVAGQLAAAGKSLPKKLEKVVKAAEADDADTRAAFEHIAKSLLDAEQGHVLLGQVAIHGPAFATLRALAGWIAKHTDARLGYLPAGASAAGAWLAGVLPHRGPAGAEVEVAGRNAAEMLAEGRDAFVVAGIEPGRDGADPVALRAALEKAGFVVALSAYANTDLEAVADVLLPVATSFENSGTFVNAEGRWQSYRAAARAQEDTRPGWKVWRVLGNLLEQRGMDYLDSRAVRDELKGLLADANFDTAVNMNKAQISIPEPAQGDLYRVQAAGLYSTDALVRRAEPLQTSPEGQLAECVIVHPESAGGLDTGSRVKLRQAGAETELTLILDDAVPVGLAVTFAGSTAMGRLGAPNATVTLARA from the coding sequence ATGAGTCAGGATCAGAAGCAGGATCTGGTCAGCATCGAGATTGACGGCCGCACGATCGAGGCGCCCAAGGGCTCCATGCTGATCGACGTGGCGGACGATGCCGATATCCGCATTCCGCGGTTTTGCTACCACAAGAAGCTGTCGGTGGCGGCGAACTGCCGTATGTGCCTGGTCGAGGTGGAGAAGGCACCCAAGCCGCTGCCCGCCTGCGCGACCCCGGTCATGGACGGGATGAAGGTCTACACCCAGTCTCCACTGGCGTTGCGCGCGCAGAAGGGGACCATGGAGTTCCTGCTGATCAACCATCCACTGGACTGCCCGATCTGCGATCAGGGTGGTGAGTGCGAGCTGCAGGACGTGGCCATGGGCTACGGCGACAGTGTGTCCAAGTACACCGAAGCCAAGCGCGTGGTGAAGGACAAGGATATCGGTCCGCTGATCGAGACCGAGATGACCCGCTGCATCCATTGCACCCGCTGCGTGCGCTTTGGCGAGGAGATCGCCGGCGTGCGCGAACTGGGCGCGACCGGGCGTGGCGAGCATATGCGCATCGGCACCTACGTAGAGAAGACCGTGGCCCACGAACTGTCGGGCAACGTGATCGACCTGTGCCCGGTTGGCGCGCTGACCGCCAAGCCGTCGCGCTACACCGCGCGTGCCTGGGAGCTGTCGCAGGCCGCGACCATCGCCCCGCACGACGCGGTCGGTTCCAACCTCCACCTGCATACCCACGACGGGCGCGCAATGCGCGTGGTCCCGCGCGACAACGAGGCGGTCAACGAGACCTGGATCTCCGACCGCGACCGTTTCAGCTACACCGGCCTGTACGCCGAGGATCGCCTGACCCGCCCGCGCATGAAGGTGGACGGCCAGTGGCAGGACGTCTCCTGGGAGACCGCGCTGAGTTATGTCGTCGAGGGCCTGAAGGAGACTGCCCCCGACCGCATCGGTGCGCTGCTGTCGCCGTCGCTGTCGGTGGAAGAACACTACCTGGCGCAGAAGGTCCTGCGCGGCATGGGCGTCACCGATATCGATCATCGGCTGGACCAGGTGGATTTCTCCGACGAGGCGGCCGCGCCGCTGTTCCCGTACCTGGGCGCGGCCATTAGCGATCTGGATACGGCCGATGCCGTGCTGCTGGTGGGCTGCAATCCGCGCCGCGAACAGCCGCTGCTCGCCCATCGCCTGCGCAAGGCGGCCTCGCGCGGGGCGCGGGTCAGCCTGATCAATGACATGCTGCTGGATCTGACCTATCCGGTTCAGGCCCAGCTGGTCGGCCACGAGCGCGATCAGGTCATGGCCCTGGCGGGTGTGGCCGGGCAACTGGCCGCCGCCGGCAAGTCGCTGCCCAAGAAGCTGGAAAAGGTCGTCAAGGCCGCCGAGGCCGATGACGCCGATACGCGGGCCGCGTTCGAACACATTGCCAAGTCGCTGCTGGATGCCGAGCAGGGCCATGTCCTGCTGGGCCAGGTCGCGATCCACGGGCCGGCCTTTGCGACCCTGCGCGCCCTGGCCGGCTGGATCGCCAAGCACACCGACGCCCGTCTGGGATACCTGCCGGCCGGCGCCAGTGCCGCGGGTGCCTGGCTGGCCGGCGTGCTGCCGCACCGCGGCCCGGCCGGGGCCGAAGTCGAGGTCGCCGGCCGGAACGCGGCCGAGATGCTGGCCGAGGGTCGGGATGCCTTCGTGGTCGCCGGTATCGAACCCGGGCGTGACGGGGCCGATCCGGTTGCGCTGCGCGCCGCGCTCGAGAAAGCCGGCTTCGTGGTCGCACTGAGCGCCTATGCCAATACGGATCTGGAAGCCGTGGCCGATGTACTGCTCCCGGTTGCCACCAGCTTCGAGAACTCCGGGACCTTCGTGAACGCCGAGGGCCGTTGGCAGAGCTACCGTGCCGCGGCCCGCGCGCAGGAAGACACTCGCCCCGGCTGGAAGGTCTGGCGCGTGCTCGGGAATCTGCTGGAACAGCGCGGCATGGACTATCTCGACTCGCGCGCGGTGCGTGACGAGCTGAAGGGCCTGCTGGCGGATGCCAATTTCGATACTGCGGTCAACATGAACAAGGCGCAGATTTCCATTCCGGAGCCGGCGCAGGGCGACCTGTATCGCGTACAGGCGGCCGGGCTCTACAGCACGGATGCTCTCGTGCGCCGTGCCGAGCCACTGCAGACCAGCCCCGAGGGCCAGCTGGCCGAGTGCGTAATCGTGCATCCCGAATCCGCCGGCGGGCTTGATACCGGCTCGCGCGTGAAACTGCGTCAGGCCGGCGCCGAGACGGAGCTGACCCTGATCCTGGACGACGCCGTGCCGGTAGGCCTGGCGGTGACCTTTGCGGGCTCGACGGCCATGGGCCGGTTGGGCGCCCCGAACGCCACGGTCACGCTCGCGCGTGCCTGA
- the nuoH gene encoding NADH-quinone oxidoreductase subunit NuoH: MFDWMMNLYSSLPTVMQILIGIQLIVIPLMLAVAYTTFAERKVIGYAHVRVGPNRVGPRGWLQPIADALKLLTKEVILPTNANRFLFLSAPVLTIAPALAAWAVIPFFDGGALANVNAGLLYLLALTSLGVYGIIIAGWASNSKYALLGSLRSAAQLVSYEIAMGFALVGVLMAAGTLNVGGIIEAQSGSMYHWFLLPLLPLFFVYFISGIAETNRAPFDVAEGESEIVAGFHVEYSGMAFAVFFLAEYANMILISALTAILFLGGWLSPFQGILPQAAFDLPVIGALLDHGIHWFLFKTAVFLFAFLWFRATFPRYRYDQIMRLGWKVLIPVTILWLFVEGVLVAFNVGPWFA; encoded by the coding sequence ATGTTCGACTGGATGATGAACCTCTACAGCAGCCTGCCGACGGTGATGCAGATCCTGATCGGCATTCAGCTGATCGTGATCCCGCTGATGCTGGCCGTGGCCTACACGACCTTCGCCGAACGCAAGGTGATCGGCTATGCGCATGTGCGCGTCGGGCCGAACCGGGTCGGGCCGCGCGGCTGGCTGCAGCCGATCGCGGATGCGCTGAAGCTGCTGACCAAGGAGGTCATCCTCCCGACCAATGCCAACCGCTTCCTGTTTCTGAGTGCCCCGGTGCTGACCATCGCCCCGGCGCTGGCCGCCTGGGCGGTAATCCCGTTCTTCGATGGCGGGGCGCTGGCCAACGTCAATGCCGGGCTGCTGTACCTGCTGGCGCTGACCTCGCTCGGCGTATACGGGATCATCATCGCCGGCTGGGCCTCGAACTCGAAGTATGCGCTGCTGGGGTCGCTGCGTTCGGCCGCGCAGCTGGTCTCCTACGAAATCGCGATGGGTTTTGCCCTGGTCGGCGTGCTGATGGCTGCCGGCACGCTGAACGTGGGCGGCATCATCGAGGCGCAGTCGGGCAGCATGTACCACTGGTTCCTGCTGCCGCTGCTGCCGCTGTTCTTTGTGTATTTCATCTCCGGGATTGCCGAGACCAACCGCGCGCCGTTCGACGTGGCCGAGGGCGAATCCGAGATCGTCGCGGGTTTCCACGTCGAGTACTCGGGCATGGCGTTCGCCGTGTTCTTCCTGGCCGAATACGCGAACATGATCCTGATCTCGGCCCTGACCGCGATCCTGTTCCTCGGCGGCTGGCTGTCGCCCTTCCAGGGCATCCTGCCGCAAGCGGCCTTTGACCTGCCGGTCATCGGTGCGCTGCTGGATCATGGCATCCACTGGTTCTTGTTCAAGACGGCGGTGTTCCTGTTCGCCTTCTTGTGGTTCCGTGCCACTTTCCCGCGCTATCGCTATGACCAGATCATGCGTCTTGGCTGGAAGGTGCTGATCCCGGTGACCATCCTCTGGCTGTTTGTCGAGGGCGTGCTGGTCGCGTTCAACGTCGGCCCGTGGTTCGCCTGA
- the nuoI gene encoding NADH-quinone oxidoreductase subunit NuoI, translated as MKAFRRYLKSFLFFELLLGLRLTGRYLLSRKFTVQYPDEKTPMSPRFRGLHALRRYPNGEERCIACKLCEAVCPALAITIDSEERADGTRRTTRYDIDLFKCIFCGFCEEACPVDSIVETHIFEYHFENRGEQIMTKDKLLAIGDRFEKEIAEARAIDAPYR; from the coding sequence ATGAAAGCGTTCCGCCGATACCTGAAGAGTTTTCTGTTCTTTGAACTGCTGCTGGGGTTGCGCCTGACCGGGCGTTACCTGCTGAGCCGCAAGTTCACCGTGCAGTACCCGGACGAGAAGACCCCGATGTCGCCGCGTTTCCGCGGGCTGCATGCGCTGCGCCGCTACCCGAACGGCGAGGAGCGCTGCATTGCCTGCAAACTGTGCGAGGCGGTCTGCCCGGCGCTGGCGATTACGATCGACTCCGAGGAGCGCGCGGACGGCACGCGCCGCACGACGCGCTACGACATCGACCTGTTCAAGTGCATCTTCTGCGGCTTCTGCGAAGAGGCCTGTCCGGTGGATTCCATCGTCGAGACGCACATCTTCGAGTACCACTTCGAGAACCGGGGCGAGCAGATCATGACCAAGGACAAGCTCCTGGCCATTGGTGACCGCTTCGAGAAAGAGATCGCCGAGGCCCGTGCGATCGACGCCCCGTACCGGTAA
- a CDS encoding NADH-quinone oxidoreductase subunit J → MTFELILFYLFGAILLGGALAMISVRNPVHAALFLVLCFVAAAAIWLLAEAEFLGIVLVLVYVGAVMVLFLFVVMMLDINLAKLREGFTEYLPVGIVVAVAMATVLVAVITRYITMDVPERAGPEYANTEALGAILYTEYVYPFEIAAVILLVAIIAAISLTMRKRPDNKSIDPGQQMAVSREGRVRMVSMASEKKKSPRRAAQSSDADGQQDDSSK, encoded by the coding sequence ATGACCTTCGAGTTGATCCTTTTCTATCTCTTCGGCGCGATCCTGCTGGGCGGCGCACTGGCGATGATCAGTGTGCGCAACCCGGTGCACGCGGCCCTGTTCCTGGTGCTGTGCTTTGTCGCCGCGGCCGCGATCTGGCTGCTGGCGGAGGCGGAGTTCCTCGGCATCGTGCTGGTGCTCGTCTACGTTGGCGCGGTGATGGTGCTGTTCCTGTTCGTGGTGATGATGCTCGACATCAACCTGGCCAAGCTGCGCGAGGGCTTCACCGAATACCTGCCGGTGGGCATCGTGGTCGCGGTCGCGATGGCCACCGTGTTGGTGGCCGTGATTACCCGCTACATCACGATGGATGTGCCGGAGCGCGCAGGGCCGGAATACGCCAACACCGAGGCCCTGGGCGCGATCCTCTACACCGAATACGTCTATCCGTTCGAGATTGCGGCGGTGATCCTGCTGGTGGCGATCATCGCGGCGATCTCGCTGACCATGCGCAAGCGTCCGGACAACAAGTCGATCGATCCAGGCCAGCAGATGGCGGTCTCCCGCGAGGGTCGGGTCCGCATGGTCTCCATGGCCTCCGAGAAGAAGAAGTCCCCGCGTCGTGCTGCCCAGAGCAGCGATGCGGATGGACAGCAGGACGACTCGTCGAAATAG
- the nuoK gene encoding NADH-quinone oxidoreductase subunit NuoK, with the protein MITLEHYLVLAALLFSISVAGIFLNRKNVIVLLMCIELMLLAVNINFIAFSFFLQDLAGQVFVFFILTVAAAEAAIGLAILVLLFRNRGTINVQDLDAMKG; encoded by the coding sequence ATGATTACGCTAGAGCACTACCTGGTGCTGGCCGCGCTGTTGTTTTCGATCAGTGTGGCCGGGATCTTCCTGAACCGGAAAAACGTGATCGTTCTGTTGATGTGCATCGAGCTGATGCTGCTCGCGGTGAACATCAACTTCATTGCCTTCTCGTTCTTCCTGCAGGACCTCGCGGGCCAGGTGTTCGTGTTCTTCATCCTGACCGTCGCCGCGGCCGAGGCGGCCATCGGCCTCGCCATCCTGGTGTTGCTGTTCCGGAATCGCGGAACCATCAACGTCCAGGACCTGGACGCAATGAAGGGATAA